A DNA window from Streptomyces parvus contains the following coding sequences:
- a CDS encoding amino acid ABC transporter permease: protein MDVLTENFSLYGKGFLGTVELTVYASALALVLGFLMASFRVAPVGSFRVLGTVWVTVLRNTPLTLLFFAVLLGLPRFGLVLPFQLFAVLALGCYTSAFICEVLRSGINTVPKGQGEAARSLGMNFGQTLSTVVLPQAFRSVIPPVGSTLIALAKNSAIAGAFSVTELLGTYKTLNELGYSIIWSFIWIAVGYLIITLTISAVFNVMEKRWGVAR from the coding sequence ATGGATGTACTGACAGAGAACTTCTCCCTCTACGGCAAGGGCTTCCTCGGCACCGTCGAACTGACCGTCTACGCCTCGGCGCTGGCGCTCGTCCTCGGCTTCCTCATGGCGTCCTTCCGGGTCGCGCCCGTCGGCTCGTTCCGGGTGCTGGGGACGGTCTGGGTCACCGTGCTCCGCAACACCCCGCTGACGCTGCTGTTCTTCGCGGTCCTGCTCGGCCTGCCCCGCTTCGGGCTCGTCCTGCCGTTCCAGCTCTTCGCCGTCCTCGCACTCGGCTGCTACACCTCCGCGTTCATCTGCGAGGTGCTGCGCTCCGGCATCAACACCGTGCCCAAGGGCCAGGGCGAGGCCGCCCGCAGCCTCGGCATGAACTTCGGCCAGACCCTGAGCACCGTGGTGCTGCCGCAGGCGTTCCGGTCGGTGATCCCGCCGGTCGGCTCGACGCTGATCGCGCTGGCGAAGAACTCCGCCATCGCCGGGGCGTTCAGCGTCACCGAACTCCTCGGCACCTACAAGACGCTCAACGAACTGGGCTACAGCATCATCTGGTCCTTCATCTGGATCGCCGTCGGCTACCTGATCATCACCCTGACCATCAGCGCGGTGTTCAACGTGATGGAGAAGCGCTGGGGAGTGGCACGATGA
- a CDS encoding amino acid ABC transporter permease, which yields MTKTLTRKPSRASAPEATALYDIPGPVTRRRHLMYGIASTVLIVALFGWIVHLLFDTDQFTAQKWTPFEYKGIQELLLRGLGNTLKAFAYAAVLSLALGAVLAVGRLSEHRVLRWISTLLVEFFRAMPVLVMIFFIFVALKVQPLPALVAGLTLYNGSVLAEVFRTGINSVDRGQREAAYALGMRKTQVTTFVLAPQAVRAMLPTIISQLVVALKDTSLGYLITYEEFLHAGKLIASNLDYDLPFIPVVMVISPIYIGMCMLLSWFATWVAKRQRRNLKTRAVGVAPAEPGTLLPGGQ from the coding sequence ATGACCAAGACCCTCACCCGTAAGCCGTCCCGAGCCTCGGCGCCCGAGGCCACCGCGCTCTACGACATCCCCGGCCCCGTGACCCGCAGACGGCACCTGATGTACGGGATCGCCTCCACGGTCCTGATCGTGGCGCTGTTCGGCTGGATCGTCCACCTGCTCTTCGACACCGACCAGTTCACCGCGCAGAAGTGGACGCCCTTCGAGTACAAGGGCATTCAGGAACTGCTGCTGCGCGGGCTCGGCAACACCCTCAAGGCGTTCGCGTACGCGGCGGTCCTCTCGCTCGCGCTCGGGGCGGTCCTCGCCGTCGGCCGGCTCTCCGAACACCGGGTGCTGCGCTGGATCTCCACCCTGCTGGTCGAGTTCTTCCGGGCCATGCCGGTACTGGTGATGATCTTCTTCATCTTCGTGGCGCTGAAGGTCCAGCCGCTGCCCGCCCTCGTCGCCGGGCTGACCCTCTACAACGGCTCGGTCCTCGCGGAGGTGTTCCGCACCGGGATCAACTCCGTGGACCGGGGCCAGCGCGAGGCGGCGTACGCGCTCGGGATGCGCAAGACGCAGGTCACCACCTTCGTCCTGGCGCCCCAGGCCGTGCGCGCGATGCTGCCGACCATCATCAGCCAGCTGGTGGTCGCGCTGAAGGACACCTCACTGGGCTATCTGATCACCTACGAGGAATTCCTCCACGCCGGAAAGCTGATCGCGTCGAATCTCGACTACGATCTTCCCTTCATCCCCGTCGTGATGGTGATCTCGCCGATCTACATCGGGATGTGCATGCTGCTCTCGTGGTTCGCCACCTGGGTGGCCAAGCGGCAGCGGCGCAACCTGAAAACCAGAGCGGTCGGGGTGGCCCCGGCCGAACCGGGGACGCTGCTGCCGGGAGGGCAGTAG
- a CDS encoding amino acid ABC transporter ATP-binding protein, producing MAVDPLIELRDVNKHFGELHVLQDINLTVGRGEVVVVIGPSGSGKSTLCRAINRLETIESGSITIDGRPLPAEGKGLAQLRAEVGMVFQSFNLFAHKTVLDNVSLAQLKVRKRKKDEADKRSRELLDRVGLAAHADKFPAQLSGGQQQRVAIARALAMDPKALLFDEPTSALDPEMINEVLEVMQQLARDGMTMIVVTHEMGFARSAANRVVFMADGCVIEDRVPEDFFTSPSSDRAKDFLSKILKH from the coding sequence ATGGCCGTCGATCCTTTGATCGAACTGAGGGACGTCAATAAACACTTCGGGGAGTTGCACGTACTTCAGGACATCAATCTCACCGTCGGCCGCGGGGAGGTGGTGGTGGTCATCGGCCCCTCCGGCTCAGGGAAATCCACCCTGTGCCGGGCGATCAACCGGCTGGAGACGATCGAGTCCGGCAGCATCACGATCGACGGCAGGCCCCTCCCCGCGGAGGGCAAGGGGCTGGCCCAGCTCCGCGCCGAAGTCGGCATGGTCTTCCAGTCGTTCAACCTCTTCGCCCACAAGACCGTGCTGGACAACGTCTCGCTGGCGCAGCTCAAGGTCCGCAAGCGCAAGAAGGACGAGGCCGACAAGCGCTCCCGGGAACTGCTGGACCGGGTCGGCCTGGCCGCCCACGCCGACAAGTTCCCCGCCCAGCTCTCCGGCGGCCAGCAGCAGCGCGTGGCCATCGCCCGCGCCCTGGCCATGGACCCCAAGGCGCTCCTCTTCGACGAGCCGACCTCGGCGCTCGACCCGGAGATGATCAATGAGGTCCTGGAGGTCATGCAGCAACTGGCCCGGGACGGTATGACGATGATCGTGGTCACCCACGAGATGGGCTTCGCCCGCTCCGCCGCCAACCGCGTGGTGTTCATGGCCGACGGCTGCGTCATCGAGGACCGCGTCCCGGAGGACTTCTTCACGTCCCCGTCGAGCGACCGCGCCAAGGACTTCCTGTCCAAGATCCTCAAGCACTGA
- a CDS encoding MBL fold metallo-hydrolase — MNVSPGALTLTKKTHSCVRIEKEGRVLVIDPGGFSEDDAALGADVMLVTHEHPDHFNEARLRAGLEANPAAEVWTLRSVAEQLSAAFPGRVHTVGDGDAFSAAGFDVTVHGELHAVIHPDIPRITNIGFLVDGSVFHPGDALTVPERPVDTLLLPVMAPWSKISEVIDYVREVKPRRAIDVHDALLTDLARPIYDNQIGALGGADHGRLAPGGTTEL; from the coding sequence ATGAACGTATCGCCCGGGGCACTCACCCTCACCAAGAAGACCCACTCCTGCGTCCGGATCGAGAAGGAGGGGCGCGTCCTGGTCATCGACCCCGGGGGCTTCTCCGAGGACGACGCGGCGCTCGGCGCGGACGTCATGCTGGTGACGCACGAGCACCCGGACCACTTCAACGAGGCGCGGCTGCGCGCGGGTCTGGAGGCCAACCCCGCGGCCGAGGTCTGGACGCTGCGCAGCGTCGCCGAGCAGCTCTCGGCCGCCTTCCCGGGCCGGGTGCACACCGTGGGCGACGGGGACGCGTTCTCCGCCGCCGGATTCGACGTCACCGTGCACGGCGAGCTGCACGCGGTGATCCACCCGGACATCCCGAGGATCACCAACATCGGCTTCCTCGTGGACGGTTCGGTCTTCCACCCCGGCGACGCGCTCACCGTTCCCGAGCGCCCCGTGGACACGCTCCTGCTTCCGGTGATGGCCCCCTGGAGCAAGATCTCCGAGGTCATCGACTACGTACGCGAGGTGAAGCCGCGGCGCGCCATCGACGTCCACGACGCCCTGCTGACCGATCTGGCCCGCCCGATCTACGACAACCAGATCGGAGCCCTGGGCGGCGCGGACCACGGCCGGCTGGCCCCGGGCGGCACCACCGAGCTGTGA
- a CDS encoding Clp protease N-terminal domain-containing protein, producing the protein MTQPLPVTPSVRLDDLIEAIKKTNDDALEQLSGAVLAADHLGDVADHLIGHFVDQARRSGASWTDIGRSMGVTRQAAQKRFVPKKADGSSDLDPNEGFNRFTPRARNVVVASHNEARTARHAEIVPAHLALALLAEPEAIAARVLVGQGVEPDALRAAATAALPAPADEVPELIPYDPDSRKVLELTFREALRLGHNYVGTEHVLLALLEFEDGSGVLNGLGLDKEAVSAAVERAVGEAAQALRRQP; encoded by the coding sequence ATGACGCAGCCTCTTCCGGTCACCCCTTCCGTACGCCTCGACGATCTGATCGAGGCCATCAAGAAGACCAACGACGACGCCCTGGAGCAGCTCTCCGGCGCGGTCCTCGCCGCCGACCACCTCGGAGACGTGGCCGACCATCTCATCGGCCACTTCGTGGACCAGGCCCGCCGCTCCGGCGCCTCCTGGACGGACATCGGCCGGAGCATGGGGGTCACCCGCCAGGCCGCCCAGAAGCGCTTCGTGCCCAAGAAGGCCGACGGCTCATCGGACCTGGACCCGAACGAGGGCTTCAACCGCTTCACCCCGCGGGCCCGCAACGTGGTGGTCGCCTCCCACAACGAGGCCCGGACCGCCCGGCACGCCGAGATCGTCCCCGCCCACCTGGCCCTCGCTCTGCTCGCCGAGCCCGAGGCCATCGCCGCCCGCGTCCTCGTCGGGCAGGGCGTGGAGCCGGACGCCCTGCGGGCGGCGGCGACCGCCGCGCTGCCCGCCCCCGCGGACGAGGTGCCCGAGCTGATCCCGTACGACCCGGACTCCCGCAAGGTCCTGGAGCTGACCTTCCGTGAGGCCCTGCGGCTCGGCCACAACTACGTCGGCACCGAGCACGTCCTGCTGGCCCTGCTGGAGTTCGAGGACGGCTCCGGCGTGCTGAACGGCCTCGGTCTGGACAAGGAGGCCGTGTCCGCCGCGGTGGAGCGGGCGGTGGGCGAGGCGGCCCAGGCCCTCCGCCGGCAGCCCTGA
- a CDS encoding exodeoxyribonuclease III — protein MRIATYNVNSITARLPRLLAWLESSGTDVLCIQETKCTAEQFPAEALREAGYASAVNATGRWNGVALLSRVGLTDVVTGLPGGPEYDGVQEPRAISATCGPLRLWSVYVPNGREVEHEHYAYKLRWLEALRKAVAADAAGALPFAVLGDFNVAPTDEDVWDPALFEGATHVTPAERAALAALEAEGLSEVHPRPLKYDRAYTFWDYRELRFPKNKGMRIDLTFGNAPFTAAVKDSYVDREERKGKGASDHAPVVVDLDL, from the coding sequence ATGCGCATCGCCACCTACAACGTCAATTCGATCACCGCCCGGCTGCCGAGGCTTCTGGCCTGGCTGGAGAGCAGCGGCACCGATGTGCTGTGCATCCAGGAGACCAAGTGCACGGCGGAGCAGTTCCCCGCCGAAGCCCTGCGCGAGGCGGGTTACGCATCCGCCGTCAACGCCACGGGCCGGTGGAACGGGGTCGCTCTGCTCTCCCGGGTCGGTCTCACCGACGTCGTCACCGGGCTGCCCGGCGGCCCGGAGTACGACGGCGTGCAGGAGCCCCGCGCGATCTCGGCGACCTGTGGCCCGCTGCGCCTCTGGTCGGTGTACGTGCCCAACGGCCGCGAGGTCGAGCACGAGCACTACGCGTACAAGCTGCGCTGGCTGGAGGCTCTGCGGAAGGCCGTGGCGGCGGACGCGGCGGGGGCCCTGCCCTTCGCGGTCCTGGGCGACTTCAACGTGGCCCCGACCGACGAGGACGTCTGGGACCCTGCGCTGTTCGAGGGCGCCACGCACGTGACGCCCGCCGAGCGCGCCGCCCTCGCGGCCCTGGAGGCGGAGGGCCTGAGCGAGGTCCACCCCCGCCCCCTCAAGTACGACCGGGCCTACACCTTCTGGGACTACCGCGAGTTGCGGTTCCCCAAGAACAAGGGCATGCGGATCGACCTGACCTTCGGCAACGCCCCATTCACCGCCGCCGTCAAGGACAGTTACGTCGACCGTGAGGAGCGCAAGGGCAAGGGTGCGTCCGACCACGCCCCGGTGGTCGTCGACCTCGACCTCTGA
- a CDS encoding glutamate ABC transporter substrate-binding protein yields MLRTRNTRTGRAAALVAGLLLAALAAGCGKDGSPPVKGPKAEALPVYRVDTGFDLPDSRTWTKAKRRGYLIVGAKEDQPYLGEKDPASGIYSGFDIEIARMMAASLGFEPKTIRFRTIASANRETALQNGQIDYYVGTYTINDMRKKLVGFAGPYYMAGQGLLVRTDENDINGPQDLAGKTVCSAAGSTPYQRIAADYPKATLVAYDTYSICVDNLLTYQVDAVTTDDAILLGFAAKAPDEMKVVGKPFSEEPYGIGVPRSDNALRNALNDALEANEKNGNWKKAYEATLGLSGAPAPAPPPIDRYPAT; encoded by the coding sequence ATGTTGCGTACGAGGAACACGCGTACGGGCCGGGCCGCCGCCCTCGTGGCCGGCCTTCTGCTCGCCGCACTCGCCGCCGGCTGCGGCAAGGACGGCAGCCCGCCGGTCAAGGGTCCCAAGGCCGAGGCTCTGCCGGTGTACCGGGTCGACACCGGCTTCGACCTGCCCGACTCCCGCACCTGGACCAAGGCGAAGAGGCGCGGCTATCTGATCGTCGGCGCCAAGGAGGACCAGCCCTACCTGGGCGAGAAGGACCCGGCGAGCGGGATCTACTCCGGGTTCGACATCGAGATCGCCCGCATGATGGCGGCCTCGCTCGGCTTCGAACCGAAGACGATCCGCTTCCGCACGATCGCCTCCGCCAACCGCGAGACGGCCCTGCAGAACGGCCAGATCGACTACTACGTCGGCACCTACACCATCAACGACATGCGCAAGAAGCTCGTCGGCTTCGCCGGCCCGTACTACATGGCCGGCCAGGGACTGCTGGTGCGCACCGACGAGAACGACATCAACGGGCCCCAGGACCTGGCGGGCAAGACGGTCTGCTCGGCGGCCGGCTCCACCCCCTACCAGCGGATCGCCGCCGACTACCCCAAGGCGACCCTCGTCGCGTACGACACGTACTCGATCTGCGTCGACAACCTCCTCACCTACCAGGTCGACGCGGTCACCACCGACGACGCGATCCTGCTGGGCTTCGCGGCCAAGGCGCCCGACGAGATGAAGGTCGTCGGCAAACCCTTCTCGGAGGAGCCGTACGGCATCGGCGTACCGCGCAGCGACAACGCCCTGCGCAACGCGCTCAACGACGCGCTGGAGGCCAACGAGAAGAACGGCAACTGGAAGAAGGCGTACGAAGCGACGCTGGGGCTCTCCGGAGCGCCCGCGCCGGCCCCGCCGCCCATCGACCGCTACCCGGCGACCTGA
- a CDS encoding DUF6278 family protein: protein MNIPFLDNWRKRQGGTQSGTLATAVETDPDGVTELLAECELLRVRAGQQGLELDDTPASLAALDQLPPRWRDDPEELPWLGNDAGLYLGTVIVRTVPGAAWDIWPSGQPVVRLESGREIDVVSAGLDWAMAGSPELSQVYAESAEN from the coding sequence ATGAACATCCCTTTCTTGGACAACTGGCGTAAGCGTCAGGGTGGTACGCAGTCGGGCACGCTCGCCACCGCCGTCGAGACGGACCCCGACGGTGTGACCGAGCTGCTCGCCGAATGCGAGCTGCTGCGCGTCCGGGCGGGGCAGCAAGGACTCGAACTCGACGACACCCCCGCCTCGTTGGCCGCGCTCGACCAGCTGCCGCCCCGCTGGCGCGACGACCCCGAGGAACTGCCCTGGCTCGGCAACGACGCCGGCCTCTACCTCGGCACGGTGATCGTGCGGACGGTGCCGGGCGCCGCGTGGGACATCTGGCCGAGCGGTCAGCCCGTGGTGCGGCTGGAGTCCGGGCGGGAGATCGACGTCGTCTCGGCCGGGCTCGACTGGGCGATGGCGGGCAGCCCGGAGCTCTCCCAGGTGTACGCGGAGTCCGCCGAGAACTGA
- a CDS encoding SDR family NAD(P)-dependent oxidoreductase: MSAHTYVSELFSLEGRVAVVTGGSSGIGRAITGALARAGASVVVVARREAELRTTVDELTAEGCRAAWVSADLSTAEGVRVGAEEAAAAFGEPDILVNCAGINLRPPMTELGEDVWDTTMAVNLKAPFLLGQRFGPGMAERGYGRIIHITSQQAHRAFVSSGAYGVSKGGLESLTRSQAEAWSPHGVTVNSLVPGFVLTPLNARLQSDPEKVASLAARTLVGRNGLAEDFAGAVVFLAGRSSAYVTGQSVFVDGGFSVH; encoded by the coding sequence ATGAGTGCACACACCTACGTCTCGGAACTGTTCTCGCTGGAAGGCCGGGTGGCGGTGGTCACCGGCGGCAGCTCCGGCATCGGCCGGGCGATCACCGGCGCCCTGGCCCGGGCCGGCGCGAGCGTCGTCGTGGTGGCTCGCCGGGAGGCGGAGCTGCGGACGACCGTGGACGAGCTGACCGCGGAGGGCTGCCGGGCGGCCTGGGTGAGCGCGGACCTGAGCACCGCCGAGGGGGTGCGCGTGGGGGCGGAGGAGGCCGCGGCGGCGTTCGGGGAGCCGGACATCCTGGTGAACTGCGCCGGGATCAATCTGCGCCCGCCGATGACCGAGCTCGGCGAGGACGTCTGGGACACCACGATGGCGGTGAACCTGAAGGCGCCGTTCCTGCTCGGGCAGCGGTTCGGGCCGGGCATGGCCGAGCGGGGGTACGGGCGGATCATCCACATCACGTCGCAGCAGGCGCACCGGGCCTTCGTGAGCAGCGGTGCCTACGGGGTGTCCAAGGGCGGCCTGGAGTCGCTGACCCGGTCGCAGGCCGAGGCGTGGTCGCCGCACGGCGTCACCGTGAACAGCCTGGTGCCCGGTTTCGTGCTGACCCCGCTGAACGCGCGTCTCCAGTCGGATCCGGAGAAGGTGGCGTCGCTGGCCGCCCGGACCCTGGTCGGCCGGAACGGCCTAGCGGAGGACTTCGCCGGGGCCGTGGTGTTCCTGGCGGGGCGCTCATCGGCGTACGTCACCGGGCAGTCGGTCTTCGTGGACGGCGGGTTCTCGGTGCACTGA
- a CDS encoding CocE/NonD family hydrolase, which translates to MVRPKPALRTTASITTAAALLAGGALVASPPAAAAPAPPAAPASTTGGGLTFHDIPGSGDITLKGNVFTPAGASAGAKHPLIVFPTSWATPQIEYLAQAQKLADSGYVVVSYTSRGFWRSGGKIEVAGPPDIADASAVIDWALGHTSADPDRIGMGGISYGAGISLLAAGHDPRIKAVAALSGWADLIDSIYSGRTQHLQAAALLGGAGLLTGRPSDELTQTLKDFLGSRLDKEPEMIAWGKKRSPLTYLDRINANGAAIMMGNAWGDTIFPPNQYASFYDKLTGPKRLEFRPGDHATAEATGLLGLPNDTWTSTRRWFDRYLKGERNGIDTEQPVQLKSRTDKGYEGYPDWKSVGTLKNRIPLDGTKKVRADVDSGANGGISILSNALDQFLKLPPAVSVPLLPRTFASVWQSERYATEQQIRGTATLHTTVTSTKPSGTLVAYLYDVGPLGIGKLVSNAPYTFHGQTPGRPFPVDLELFSTAYDVPAGHRLALVIDTVDPLYIEHNPTGAQLTFSSPGTDPSHLSVPLREK; encoded by the coding sequence GTGGTACGTCCGAAACCGGCACTGCGCACCACCGCTTCGATCACCACCGCCGCCGCCCTGCTCGCTGGCGGCGCACTCGTCGCCTCGCCCCCGGCGGCCGCCGCCCCCGCCCCTCCCGCCGCGCCCGCGAGCACGACGGGCGGTGGCCTGACGTTCCACGACATCCCCGGGTCCGGGGACATCACGCTCAAGGGCAACGTGTTCACCCCGGCCGGGGCCTCCGCCGGGGCGAAGCACCCCCTCATCGTCTTCCCGACGAGCTGGGCCACGCCGCAGATCGAGTATCTGGCGCAGGCCCAGAAGCTCGCCGACTCCGGCTATGTCGTGGTGAGTTACACCTCACGCGGCTTCTGGCGCTCCGGCGGGAAGATCGAGGTGGCGGGTCCGCCGGACATCGCGGACGCCTCCGCCGTCATCGACTGGGCGCTGGGGCACACCTCCGCCGACCCGGACCGCATCGGCATGGGCGGCATCTCCTACGGGGCGGGCATCAGCCTGCTGGCGGCCGGGCACGACCCGCGGATCAAGGCGGTCGCCGCGCTGAGCGGCTGGGCCGATCTGATCGACTCGATCTACAGCGGGCGCACCCAGCATCTCCAGGCCGCCGCCCTGCTCGGCGGCGCGGGCCTGCTCACCGGACGGCCCAGCGACGAACTGACGCAGACACTGAAGGACTTCCTCGGCTCCCGGCTGGACAAGGAACCGGAGATGATCGCCTGGGGGAAGAAGCGGTCCCCCTTGACGTATCTGGACCGGATCAACGCCAACGGCGCGGCGATCATGATGGGCAACGCCTGGGGCGACACCATCTTCCCGCCCAACCAGTACGCCTCGTTCTATGACAAGCTCACCGGCCCCAAGCGTCTGGAGTTCCGCCCCGGCGACCACGCCACGGCCGAGGCCACCGGACTGCTCGGGCTGCCCAACGACACCTGGACGAGCACCCGCCGCTGGTTCGACCGCTATCTCAAGGGCGAGCGCAACGGCATCGACACCGAGCAGCCCGTCCAGCTCAAGTCCCGCACCGACAAGGGGTACGAGGGGTACCCGGACTGGAAGTCGGTCGGCACGCTCAAGAACCGGATCCCGCTGGACGGCACCAAGAAGGTGCGGGCCGACGTCGACTCCGGTGCGAACGGGGGCATCTCGATCCTGTCCAACGCGCTGGACCAGTTCCTGAAGCTGCCGCCGGCGGTCTCCGTACCGCTGCTGCCGCGGACGTTCGCGAGCGTGTGGCAGTCGGAGCGGTACGCCACCGAGCAGCAGATCCGGGGGACCGCCACGCTGCACACCACGGTCACCAGCACGAAGCCGAGCGGCACCCTCGTCGCGTATCTCTACGACGTGGGGCCGCTCGGCATCGGCAAACTGGTCAGCAACGCTCCGTACACCTTCCACGGGCAGACGCCGGGCCGGCCGTTCCCCGTCGACCTGGAGCTGTTCTCCACGGCCTACGACGTCCCGGCCGGTCACCGGCTCGCCCTGGTGATCGACACCGTCGATCCGCTGTACATCGAGCACAACCCGACCGGCGCGCAGCTGACCTTCTCCTCGCCCGGCACGGACCCGAGTCATCTCTCGGTCCCGCTGCGCGAGAAGTGA
- a CDS encoding ATP-binding cassette domain-containing protein, giving the protein MTATPEETAGPLVELDDVSKFYGNIKALEHVSLEVHAGEITCVLGDNGAGKSTLIKIIAGLHGHDAGRFLIEGAETTLANPRDALDRGIATVYQDLAVVPLMPVWRNFFLGSEPTTGVGPFKRLDVRRMRETTRTELLRMGIDLRDVDQPIGTLSGGERQCVAIARAVYFGAKVLVLDEPTAALGVKQSGVVLKYVAAARDAGLGVVLITHNPHHAHLVGDRFVLLKRGVMSGSHTKDDITLDELTRQMAGGSELEELSHELERTPTPTLPGGHGPKGETS; this is encoded by the coding sequence ATGACGGCCACCCCTGAAGAGACCGCGGGACCGCTCGTCGAGCTGGACGACGTGTCCAAGTTCTACGGCAACATCAAGGCGCTGGAACACGTCTCGCTGGAGGTCCACGCCGGCGAGATCACCTGCGTCCTCGGCGACAACGGCGCCGGCAAGTCCACCCTCATCAAGATCATCGCAGGGCTCCACGGACACGACGCCGGACGCTTCCTGATCGAGGGCGCGGAGACCACCCTCGCCAACCCGCGCGACGCCCTGGACCGGGGCATCGCCACGGTCTACCAGGACCTCGCCGTCGTCCCGCTGATGCCGGTCTGGCGGAACTTCTTCCTCGGCTCCGAGCCCACGACGGGCGTGGGCCCCTTCAAGCGCCTCGACGTCCGCAGGATGCGCGAGACGACCCGTACGGAACTGCTCCGCATGGGCATCGACCTGCGCGACGTCGACCAGCCCATCGGGACCCTGTCCGGTGGCGAACGCCAGTGCGTGGCCATCGCCCGGGCCGTCTACTTCGGCGCCAAGGTCCTCGTCCTGGACGAGCCCACCGCCGCGCTCGGCGTCAAGCAGTCCGGGGTGGTGCTCAAGTACGTGGCGGCCGCCCGCGACGCGGGCCTCGGCGTGGTCCTCATCACGCACAACCCGCACCATGCCCACCTCGTCGGCGACCGGTTCGTCCTCCTCAAGCGAGGCGTGATGTCCGGCAGCCACACCAAGGACGACATCACGCTCGACGAGCTGACCCGGCAGATGGCGGGCGGCAGCGAGCTGGAGGAGCTCAGCCACGAGCTGGAACGCACCCCGACGCCCACCCTCCCGGGCGGCCACGGCCCGAAGGGCGAGACTTCCTGA
- a CDS encoding ROK family glucokinase encodes MSTYRDFAHRGSARATVLRTVGTKERRSHLSAPRVPTVGIDIGGTKVMAGVVDADGNILEKVRTETPDKSKSPKVVEDTIVELVLDLSDRHDVHAVGIGAAGWVDADRSKVLFAPHLAWRDEPLRDAIASRLVVPVMVDNDANTAAWAEWRFGAGRGEDHLVMITLGTGIGGAILEDGQVKRGKYGVAGEFGHMQVVPSGHRCPCGNRGCWEQYSSGNALVREARELAAADSPVAHYLLDRVKGNVSDITGPLITELAREGDAMCIELLQDIGQWLGIGIANLAAALDPSCFVIGGGVSAADDLLINPARDAFKRHLTGRGYRPEARIAKAQLGPEAGMVGAADLARLVARRFRRANRRRVERYERYAQIYDQAASTIRNTRSTRTAD; translated from the coding sequence ATGAGCACGTACCGCGACTTCGCCCACCGCGGCTCCGCCCGCGCCACCGTCCTCAGGACGGTCGGCACCAAGGAACGCCGCTCGCACCTGTCCGCGCCCCGCGTCCCCACGGTCGGGATCGACATCGGCGGTACGAAGGTGATGGCGGGCGTCGTCGACGCCGACGGCAACATCCTGGAGAAGGTCCGCACCGAGACGCCCGACAAGTCCAAGAGCCCCAAGGTCGTCGAGGACACCATCGTCGAGCTGGTCCTGGACCTCTCCGACCGGCACGACGTCCACGCGGTGGGCATCGGCGCGGCGGGCTGGGTCGACGCCGACCGCTCCAAGGTCCTCTTCGCCCCGCACCTCGCCTGGCGCGACGAACCCCTGCGCGACGCCATCGCCTCCCGCCTCGTCGTCCCCGTCATGGTCGACAACGACGCCAACACCGCCGCCTGGGCGGAATGGCGCTTCGGCGCGGGCCGCGGCGAGGACCACCTCGTCATGATCACCCTCGGTACGGGCATCGGCGGCGCGATCCTGGAGGACGGCCAGGTCAAGCGGGGCAAGTACGGCGTGGCCGGTGAGTTCGGCCACATGCAGGTCGTGCCCTCGGGCCACCGCTGCCCCTGCGGCAACCGGGGCTGCTGGGAGCAGTACAGCTCCGGCAACGCCCTCGTCCGCGAGGCCAGGGAGCTGGCCGCCGCCGACTCCCCGGTCGCCCACTACCTGCTGGACCGGGTGAAGGGGAACGTCTCCGACATCACCGGGCCGCTCATCACCGAACTGGCCCGCGAGGGCGATGCGATGTGCATCGAACTCCTCCAGGACATCGGCCAGTGGCTCGGTATCGGCATCGCCAATCTGGCCGCCGCGCTCGACCCCTCCTGCTTCGTGATCGGAGGCGGTGTCAGCGCCGCCGACGACCTCCTGATCAACCCGGCCCGCGACGCCTTCAAGCGCCACCTCACGGGCCGCGGCTACCGCCCCGAGGCCAGGATCGCCAAGGCGCAGCTCGGCCCCGAGGCGGGTATGGTCGGCGCCGCGGACCTGGCGCGGCTGGTCGCCCGCCGCTTCCGCCGGGCCAACCGGCGGCGCGTCGAGCGGTACGAGCGGTACGCCCAGATCTACGACCAGGCGGCGAGCACCATCCGCAACACGCGGTCCACCCGCACCGCCGATTGA